A single region of the Tissierellales bacterium genome encodes:
- a CDS encoding GntR family transcriptional regulator, whose amino-acid sequence MATKKDYVYRGLKTMILNGEFKEGEQLISESEICKKYDVSREPVRRALKKLIDKGYINSRQGKGYFVNPREFYMTTTIASLSIESKNRHTTTVLEFKTILNDFEDRLQSKYVHVYKRIIQTDDNVIYEEGYLPYDLFDDFNIEKCEGSILKYFEDDKGIQLTHDRKDLKSVLVAESHVINKYSKEKIGHSIETVHNLYSNNQLIQVSKQIKQNSDITIVST is encoded by the coding sequence ATGGCAACCAAAAAAGATTATGTGTACAGAGGCTTGAAAACTATGATATTAAATGGTGAATTCAAAGAAGGCGAGCAGTTAATATCAGAGAGTGAGATTTGTAAGAAATATGATGTTTCTAGAGAGCCTGTAAGAAGGGCACTAAAAAAACTCATAGATAAAGGATATATAAACTCAAGACAAGGTAAAGGCTATTTTGTCAATCCAAGAGAATTTTACATGACAACTACTATAGCATCACTTAGTATAGAGAGTAAAAATAGACACACAACTACGGTACTAGAATTTAAAACTATATTAAATGATTTTGAGGATAGGTTACAATCGAAATACGTTCATGTGTATAAGCGGATAATACAGACTGATGATAATGTAATATATGAAGAGGGATACTTGCCATATGATTTGTTTGATGATTTTAATATAGAAAAATGTGAAGGTAGTATATTAAAATATTTTGAAGATGATAAGGGTATACAGCTTACACATGATAGAAAAGACTTAAAAAGTGTTTTAGTAGCTGAGAGTCATGTTATAAATAAATATTCTAAGGAAAAAATAGGACACTCTATAGAGACAGTTCATAATCTTTATTCAAACAATCAATTGATACAGGTTAGCAAACAGATAAAGCAAAATTCAGATATTACAATAGTGTCTACTTAG